Proteins encoded in a region of the Sebastes fasciatus isolate fSebFas1 chromosome 9, fSebFas1.pri, whole genome shotgun sequence genome:
- the LOC141773570 gene encoding uncharacterized protein LOC141773570, which produces MEKFSDPEQLIRVCSIKCEDETSLHQWSSDTTIHHGNRDQDQEHYKSEMEEDQQNPDQEHYKSEMEEDQQNPDQQNNKVPRKPAAGSSSDTIGVQKWRGKKGLIHQRCHTGEKLHSCDLCEKMFALGSNRKVHQCIHTGEKPYSCDECGAAFLQQSHLKRHKRIHTGEKPYSCDECGAAFLQQSHLKRHKRIHTGEKPYSCDEFGSASTKMHRHIQTGEKPYSCEECGAAFQRQSSLKRHQCIHTGEKPYSCDECAAAFRRQSNLKNHQRIHTGEKPYSCDVCESTFQRQSHLKTHQGSHSGDKPYSCEKCGAAFLQQSHLKRHQRIHTGEKPYRCDQCGKTFSQSGHFKNHQRIHTREKPYSCDQCDKTFSRFDNLKVHQRIHSGEKPYWCDQCGKTFSDGSSFKVHQRIHSGEKPYSCDQCGKTFSRFDNLKVHQRIHSGEKPYWCDQCGKFFSDGRSLKVHQRIHTGEKPYWCDQCGKTFSRSGHLKAHQRIHTSMSPGQQSPAVRVETCWISETRTRSPFQKAALTNSEMEKFSDPEQLIRVCSIKCEDETSLHQWSSDTTIHHGNRDQDQEHYKSEMEEDQQNPDHESNKVPRRTAAGSSSDTTDVQKRRGRGGLKRHSCQHCDKSFTTSGCLKIHERVHTGEKPYSCDLCGAAFATKGGLERHQRIHTAEKPYSCDQCGKKFTQGSHLKDHQRIHTGEKPYWCDQCGKTFSRGSHFKAHQRIHTGEKPYWCDQCGKGFSRGSHLKSHQHIHTGEKPYWCDQCGKTFSDGSSFKKHQRIHTGEKPYWCDQCGKTFSEAGSLKRHQRIHTGEKPYWCDQCGKTFPDGSSLKKHQAIHTGEKPYWCDQCGKTFSWSANLKSHKRIHSGEKP; this is translated from the exons ATGGAAAAGTTTTCAGAtccagaacagctgatcagagtttgtTCAATCAAATGTGAGGATGAAACCAGCCTTCATCAATGGAGCTCTGATACTacgattcaccatggcaacag agaccaggaccaggagcactacaagagcgaaatggaggaggacCAGCAGAACCCGGACCAGGAGCACTAcaagagcgaaatggaggaggacCAGCAGAACCCAGACCAGCAGAACAACAAGGTCCCAAGAAAACCAGCAGCAGGCTCGTCCTCTGATACCATCGGTGTTCAG aaatggagaggaaaaaagggaCTGATTCATCAGAGAtgtcacactggagagaaactacACAGCTGTGACCTATGTGAGAAAATGTTTGCTTTGGGCAGTAACCGCAAAGTCCACCaatgcattcacactggagagaaaccctacagctgtgatgaatgtggggcAGCTTTCCTACAACAGAGTCATCTGAAAAGACATAAACGCATTCACAccggagagaaaccctacagctgtgatgaatgtggggcAGCTTTCCTACAACAGAGTCATCTGAAAAGACAtaaacgcattcacactggagagaaaccctacagctgtgatgaatttGGTTCAGCTTCCACGAAAATGCATCGCCACATTCaaactggagagaaaccctacagctgtgaagAATGTGGAGCAGCATTCCAGCGCCAGAGTTCCCTAAAAAGACATCaatgcattcacactggagagaaaccctacagctgtgatgaatgtgcaGCAGCATTCCGGCGCCAAAGTAACCTGAAAAatcatcaacgcattcacactggagagaaaccctacagctgtgatgtaTGCGAGTCAACTTTCCAACGCCAGAGTCACCTAAAAACACATCAAGGTAGTCACAGTGGAGATAAACCCTACAGTTGTGAAAAATGTGGGGCAGCTTTCCTACAACAGAGTCACCTAAAaagacatcaacgcattcacactggagagaagccGTAccggtgtgaccaatgtggtaaaaccTTTTCTCAGAGTGGTCACTTCAAAAatcaccaacgcattcacactcgAGAGAAACCTTACAGTTGTGACCAATGTGATAAAACTTTTTCTCGGTTTGATAACCTTAAAgtccaccaacgcattcacagtggagagaaaccgtactggtgtgatCAATGTGGGAAAACTTTTTCAGATGGTAGTTCCTTTAAAgtccaccaacgcattcacagtGGGGAGAAACCGTACTcgtgtgaccaatgtgggaaAACTTTTTCTCGGTTTGATAACCTTAAAgtccaccaacgcattcacagtggagagaaaccgtactggtgtgatCAATGTGGGAAATTTTTTTCGGATGGTAGATCCTTAAAAgtccaccaacgcattcacactggagagaaaccttactggtgtgaccaatgtgggaaAACTTTTTCTCGTTCTGGTCACCTTAAAgcccaccaacgcattcacact TCCA TGAGTCCAGGACAACAGAGTCCAGCAGTCAGAGTGGAGACCTGCTGGATctcagagaccaggaccaggagcccGTTTCAGAAAGCAGCTTTAACAAACTCTGAGATGGAAAAGTTTTCAGAtccagaacagctgatcagagtttgtTCAATCAAATGTGAGGATGAAACCAGCCTTCATCAATGGAGCTCTGATACTacgattcaccatggcaacag agaccaggaccaggagcactacaagagtgaaatggaggaggacCAGCAGAACCCGGACCACGAGAGCAACAAGGTCCCCAGAAGAACAGCAGCAGGCTCGTCCTCTGATACCACCGATGTTCAG aaacggagaggaagagggggactCAAACGTCACAGCTGTCAACACTGTGACAAATCCTTCACAACATCTGGATGTTTAAAGATTCATGAGAgagttcacactggagagaaaccgtacagcTGTGACCTATGTGGGGCAGCTTTCGCCACTAAAGGTGGCCTAGAAAGGCATCAACGTATTCACACTGCAGAGAAACCGTACAGCTGTGATCAATGTGGGAAAAAGTTTACTCAGGGTAGTCACCTAAAAgaccaccaacgcattcacactggagagaaaccgtactggtgtgaccaatgtgggaaAACTTTTTCTCGGGGTAGTCACTTTAAAGCCCACCAAcgtattcacactggagagaaaccgtactggtgtgaccaatgtggtaaaGGTTTTTCTCGGGGTAGTCACCTTAAATCCCaccaacacattcacactggagagaaaccgtactggtgtgatCAATGTGGTAAAACTTTTTCTGATGGTAGTTCCTTTAAAAaacaccaacgcattcacactggagagaagccTTACTGGTGTGACCAGTGTGGTAAAACTTTTTCTGAAGCTGGTTCCCTTAAAAGACATCAAcgtattcacactggagagaagccatactggtgtgaccaatgtggtaaaactTTTCCTGATGGTAGTTCCCTTAAAAAACACCAAgccattcacactggagagaaaccgtactggtgtgaccaatgtgggaaAACTTTTTCTTGGTCTGCTAACCTTAAATCCCACAAACGCATTCACAGTGGGGAGAAACCGTAA